From a single Polynucleobacter asymbioticus QLW-P1DMWA-1 genomic region:
- a CDS encoding 5-formyltetrahydrofolate cyclo-ligase — translation MHGNSPKTLRQELLLQRKEFAAKHNYREKQDCLIGHLNDFLATRGQALRSIAAYWPIQNEVDLRPTLLAWANSDSSRQISLPYARPDKHLDFYQWAEGDILIPSQHGVPEPNPDNTSRPQAMPDCILIPCVGWSSSMLNGKTHYWRLGYGGGYFDRTLAQLRKDQPQLICIGVGFDWQKLNDDQWAAQTHDEPLDLLLTETGLLG, via the coding sequence ATGCACGGTAATTCGCCAAAAACTCTTCGCCAAGAACTGCTATTACAACGCAAAGAATTTGCGGCTAAGCATAATTACCGTGAAAAACAAGATTGCTTAATAGGTCATCTAAATGACTTTCTTGCAACACGGGGCCAAGCCTTGCGTTCAATAGCTGCTTATTGGCCGATTCAAAATGAAGTGGATTTACGTCCTACGCTGCTGGCATGGGCAAATAGCGATTCCAGCCGCCAAATAAGCCTTCCCTATGCTCGCCCTGATAAGCATCTCGATTTTTATCAATGGGCTGAAGGGGATATATTGATTCCAAGCCAACATGGAGTGCCTGAGCCAAACCCAGATAACACCTCAAGGCCACAGGCCATGCCTGATTGCATCCTCATTCCCTGCGTTGGCTGGTCATCTTCCATGCTAAATGGCAAAACCCACTACTGGCGCTTAGGTTACGGCGGAGGTTATTTTGATAGAACACTAGCCCAGTTACGCAAAGACCAGCCGCAGCTCATTTGTATTGGAGTGGGCTTTGATTGGCAAAAACTGAATGATGATCAGTGGGCGGCGCAAACTCATGATGAGCCGCTGGACCTCTTGTTAACTGAAACCGGACTGCTTGGCTAG
- the metF gene encoding methylenetetrahydrofolate reductase [NAD(P)H], with amino-acid sequence MELSVEFFPPKTPEGESKLHLVRERFSETLKPSFYSVTFGAGGSTQSGTLKVVSDIHAAGAAVAPHLSCVGSSRESVREMLKQYQALGVKRIVALRGDLPSGMGQYGEFHHANELVEFIRAETGDWFHIDVAAYPETHPQAKSPASDVDFFVQKIKAGANSAVTQYFYNSDAYFRFVDEAYDLGVTQPIIAGIMPITNCTQLLRFSDTCGAEIPRWIRLRLQSYGDDIASIKAFGEEVVTDLCDQLLTAGAPGLHFYSLNQADAVLAIADNLDLTK; translated from the coding sequence ATGGAATTAAGCGTCGAATTCTTTCCTCCAAAAACACCTGAAGGTGAGAGTAAGCTGCATCTGGTGCGCGAGCGCTTTTCAGAAACGCTCAAGCCATCGTTTTATTCTGTGACCTTTGGTGCCGGTGGATCTACCCAGTCTGGCACATTAAAAGTGGTGAGCGACATTCATGCTGCCGGCGCAGCAGTTGCTCCTCACTTATCTTGTGTTGGTAGCTCACGTGAAAGCGTGCGTGAAATGCTCAAGCAATATCAGGCTTTAGGTGTGAAGCGCATTGTGGCTTTGCGCGGTGACTTGCCATCTGGCATGGGTCAGTATGGCGAGTTTCATCATGCCAATGAGTTGGTGGAATTTATTCGCGCAGAAACCGGTGATTGGTTTCATATTGATGTGGCTGCATATCCAGAAACTCACCCCCAAGCGAAGTCACCGGCAAGCGATGTCGATTTTTTTGTTCAGAAAATTAAAGCTGGTGCTAATTCTGCCGTGACTCAGTATTTTTACAATAGTGATGCGTATTTCCGCTTTGTAGATGAGGCTTATGATTTGGGTGTCACCCAGCCCATTATTGCGGGCATCATGCCCATTACCAATTGCACTCAGTTGTTGCGCTTCTCAGATACATGTGGTGCTGAAATACCACGTTGGATTCGCTTGCGTCTTCAGTCCTATGGCGATGACATTGCTTCCATTAAAGCCTTTGGCGAAGAAGTGGTTACCGACCTGTGCGATCAGCTCTTAACTGCTGGCGCTCCTGGTTTGCACTTTTACTCACTAAACCAAGCAGATGCTGTATTGGCTATTGCGGATAATTTAGATTTAACTAAATAA
- the ahcY gene encoding adenosylhomocysteinase encodes MNTVSDLNNFVATRCAIADISLSDFGRKEIAIAETEMPGLIAIRDEFAAQQPLRGARITGSLHMTIQTAVLIETLEALGAEVQWASCNIFSTQDHAAAAIAANGTPVFAIKGETLEQYWDFTHRIFEWADGGYTNMILDDGGDATLLLHLGARAEKDQACLNNPTSEEETILFAAIKKKLAQDPTWYSTRLEKVKGVTEETTTGVHRLYQMFAKGELKFPAINVNDSVTKSKFDNLYGCRESLVDAIKRATDVMVAGKVAVVCGYGDVGKGSAQALRALSAQVWVTEVDPICALQAAMEGYRVVTMDYAADKADIFVSATGNYHVITHDHMAKMKNQAIVCNIGHFDNEIDVAGIEKYKWEEIKPQVDHVIFPAANGKPEKRIIILAKGRLVNLGCGTGHPSYVMSSSFANQVIAQIELWNAVGTDKYPIGVYTLPKHLDEKVARLQLKTLNAELTVLSDQQASYIGVTKEGPYKADHYRY; translated from the coding sequence ATGAATACCGTATCTGATTTAAATAACTTTGTAGCAACTCGTTGCGCAATTGCTGATATTTCATTGTCCGATTTTGGTCGTAAAGAAATTGCGATTGCCGAGACTGAGATGCCGGGCTTGATCGCCATTCGTGATGAATTTGCTGCACAACAGCCATTACGTGGTGCACGCATTACTGGTTCATTGCATATGACCATTCAAACTGCGGTATTAATCGAGACGCTTGAGGCGCTTGGTGCTGAAGTGCAATGGGCTTCTTGCAATATTTTCTCTACACAAGACCACGCAGCGGCAGCCATTGCTGCTAACGGCACACCAGTATTCGCAATTAAAGGCGAAACCCTCGAGCAGTACTGGGACTTCACCCATCGTATTTTTGAGTGGGCTGATGGCGGTTACACCAATATGATTTTGGATGACGGTGGCGATGCTACTTTGTTATTGCACCTTGGTGCACGCGCTGAAAAAGATCAAGCTTGCTTGAATAATCCAACTAGCGAAGAAGAAACCATTTTGTTTGCAGCCATTAAGAAAAAATTGGCGCAAGATCCAACTTGGTATTCAACACGCTTAGAAAAAGTGAAGGGCGTGACTGAAGAAACTACTACCGGTGTACATCGCTTGTATCAAATGTTTGCCAAGGGCGAATTGAAGTTCCCCGCGATTAACGTCAATGACTCTGTGACTAAAAGTAAGTTCGATAATCTCTATGGTTGCCGTGAGTCCTTAGTTGATGCGATCAAGCGTGCAACAGACGTGATGGTTGCAGGTAAGGTTGCAGTAGTTTGCGGCTACGGCGATGTGGGTAAAGGCTCAGCCCAAGCATTGCGTGCACTATCTGCTCAAGTATGGGTTACTGAAGTAGATCCAATCTGCGCATTACAAGCTGCCATGGAAGGCTATCGTGTTGTAACAATGGATTACGCTGCTGATAAAGCTGACATCTTTGTTTCTGCAACTGGTAACTACCACGTGATTACACATGACCATATGGCCAAGATGAAGAATCAAGCCATCGTTTGTAATATCGGCCACTTCGATAATGAGATCGATGTTGCGGGCATTGAAAAATATAAATGGGAAGAGATCAAGCCACAAGTTGACCATGTGATTTTCCCGGCTGCCAATGGCAAGCCTGAAAAGCGCATCATCATTTTGGCCAAAGGTCGTTTGGTGAATCTAGGTTGCGGTACAGGACACCCTTCTTATGTCATGAGCTCTTCATTTGCAAACCAAGTGATTGCACAGATTGAATTGTGGAATGCAGTAGGTACAGATAAATACCCAATTGGTGTTTACACATTGCCTAAGCATTTGGATGAGAAGGTTGCCCGTTTACAGCTCAAAACTCTCAATGCAGAATTAACTGTGTTATCAGATCAGCAAGCTTCTTACATTGGTGTGACAAAGGAAGGCCCATACAAGGCTGACCACTATCGTTATTAA
- the metK gene encoding methionine adenosyltransferase — translation MANDYFFTSESVSEGHPDKVADQISDAILDAILAQDPTARVAAETLCNTGLVVLAGEITTHANVDYIQVARNTLREIGYDNTDYGIDYKGCAVLVAYDKQSPDIAQGVDKAHDDGLDQGAGDQGLMFGYACDETSELMPMPIHLSHRLVERQSQLRRDGRLNWLRPDAKSQVTLRYVDGKPDSIDTVVLSTQHDEEISLEKLREAVIEEIIKPVLPKHLIKGAINFLVNPTGRFVIGGPQGDCGLTGRKIIVDTYGGAAPHGGGAFSGKDPSKVDRSAAYAGRYVAKNVVAAGLASKCLIQISYAIGVAKPTSVMVSTFGTGKISDEKIAQLVSENFDLRPKGIVKMLNLLRPIYRKTAAYGHFGREEPEFTWEQTDKAAALRAAAGL, via the coding sequence ATGGCAAACGATTACTTCTTCACCTCAGAATCCGTTTCTGAAGGTCACCCCGATAAAGTAGCAGACCAAATTTCTGATGCAATCTTGGACGCCATCTTGGCCCAAGATCCTACTGCACGTGTTGCAGCAGAAACTTTATGTAATACCGGTTTAGTGGTTCTTGCTGGTGAAATTACTACCCACGCTAACGTTGATTACATTCAGGTAGCACGCAATACATTGCGTGAAATTGGTTACGACAATACAGATTACGGTATCGATTACAAAGGTTGCGCAGTGTTAGTTGCTTATGACAAGCAAAGCCCCGATATCGCACAAGGTGTTGATAAGGCTCATGATGATGGTCTTGACCAAGGCGCTGGCGACCAAGGCTTAATGTTTGGCTATGCATGCGACGAGACTTCTGAGCTCATGCCTATGCCAATTCATTTGTCACATCGCTTAGTAGAGCGTCAATCACAATTGCGCCGCGACGGCCGTTTGAACTGGTTGCGTCCTGATGCAAAGTCACAAGTGACATTGCGTTATGTGGATGGTAAGCCTGACTCAATCGATACAGTTGTTTTGTCAACTCAACACGATGAAGAGATTTCTCTCGAGAAATTGCGCGAAGCGGTTATTGAAGAAATCATCAAACCAGTATTGCCTAAGCATTTAATCAAAGGTGCGATCAATTTCTTGGTTAACCCAACGGGTCGTTTTGTTATCGGCGGCCCACAGGGTGATTGCGGTTTAACTGGCCGTAAGATTATTGTGGATACTTACGGCGGTGCAGCCCCTCACGGCGGCGGCGCTTTCTCTGGTAAAGATCCATCTAAGGTTGACCGTTCTGCTGCATACGCTGGACGTTATGTTGCAAAGAACGTAGTGGCTGCAGGTCTAGCAAGCAAGTGCTTGATTCAGATCTCTTACGCTATTGGTGTTGCTAAGCCAACTTCAGTGATGGTGAGTACATTCGGTACAGGCAAGATTTCGGATGAAAAGATTGCTCAATTGGTTTCAGAGAATTTTGACTTGCGTCCAAAAGGTATCGTGAAGATGCTGAACCTCTTGCGCCCTATCTATCGTAAGACTGCTGCTTATGGCCACTTTGGTCGTGAAGAGCCAGAATTTACTTGGGAGCAAACAGATAAAGCAGCTGCATTACGTGCGGCAGCAGGCCTGTAA